The following are encoded together in the Fodinibius salinus genome:
- the cyoE gene encoding heme o synthase codes for MNIRTDTTLLNAINTEKLTAYYELTKPGITFTVLASMLIGFILGSGSEISYMTMLHATIGTWLIASGTAAHNQFLEWRFDGKMKRTQQRPVPASKISPKQSVIFSLGLIFGGLIYLLAVVNFVAGIVSLLTTLIYLGIYTPMKRISVVNVFIGAIPGALPPVGGWAAATGHLGSTTMWILFTIVFLWQVPHVMAIAWVCKDDYSTAGFQMLPKNDGKGFKASAMILPCLIALLPVSAGLYLVGMNSWLYLVGAIASSLVFLYYGIHFVFKRNKSSAKKLMFASFGYLPAVWAFVIIDLLLL; via the coding sequence ATGAATATTCGCACAGATACTACCCTTTTAAACGCTATCAATACGGAAAAGCTTACAGCTTATTACGAGCTGACAAAACCCGGCATTACTTTTACTGTGTTGGCCAGTATGCTTATCGGTTTTATCCTGGGATCGGGAAGTGAGATTAGCTATATGACCATGTTGCATGCCACAATTGGTACTTGGCTCATTGCATCAGGCACAGCAGCACACAATCAATTTTTGGAGTGGCGTTTTGACGGCAAGATGAAACGCACTCAACAACGACCCGTGCCGGCAAGTAAAATTAGTCCTAAGCAAAGCGTTATCTTCTCTTTGGGATTAATTTTTGGCGGACTCATCTACCTGTTGGCCGTTGTTAATTTTGTCGCCGGGATCGTATCCCTTCTCACCACATTGATATATCTCGGCATCTATACGCCCATGAAGCGCATCTCCGTTGTTAACGTATTTATCGGAGCTATCCCGGGTGCACTACCTCCTGTTGGCGGATGGGCGGCAGCTACCGGACATTTGGGCAGTACCACGATGTGGATTTTGTTTACCATTGTATTTTTGTGGCAGGTTCCTCACGTGATGGCTATTGCCTGGGTCTGTAAGGATGACTATTCTACCGCCGGATTTCAGATGCTACCTAAAAACGATGGCAAAGGATTTAAAGCTTCAGCAATGATTTTACCTTGTCTTATTGCACTTCTCCCGGTCTCTGCAGGATTATATCTCGTTGGGATGAACAGCTGGCTCTATTTGGTAGGCGCTATCGCCAGCAGTCTTGTATTTCTCTACTATGGTATCCATTTTGTTTTTAAACGTAACAAATCATCCGCCAAAAAGTTGATGTTTGCTTCTTTTGGTTATCTGCCTGCAGTTTGGGCCTTTGTAATTATTGATCTGCTGTTACTTTAA